In the Bos mutus isolate GX-2022 chromosome 10, NWIPB_WYAK_1.1, whole genome shotgun sequence genome, cacctagcacacagtaggtgctctgtAAAAACATATGTAACTTTACATACGCTCAACATTATCTTCAgtttttacacatgaggaaactgagggaccTGTAAGTTCAGacagaactgggattcaaacttcCTATGTAATGCTGGCTTTAATCACATTCGTATCCACTATGCCATGCTGCCTCCACTTACCCTCTGAAGGTTCTCAAACTGTATTGCATTCAAGGTCTGCATGGCCTTCAGTTTGTTAAGATTTTCTTGTTAAAAGGGAATGGTGACATGCATTAGAATGCTGCCGAATTTTTCTATTCATCATATAAAACTTCAGATATTACACTGCTCTATCTGTAACTTTTACATAGGCATGCTGTCCTCTCTGTAATGTATTAGAAGGACTATTTGTAAACTCAGATGGGAGTCCTCGAAAAGTAAAGGGTGACAGATAATGTTAGTCTCTAATGCCCACCTGGGGAGCATTTAACAGGGAGTTGAGTTAAAACTcggttaccagggaagtccctggtggcccagtggttaggactcagcacttccaatgcagggggcatgggttcaatccctggttgaggaactaagatccccacaagccatgtggcaaaaaaaaaaaaaggtcaaactgGGGCCCAGAATTATTCTGGGAAAGAGCTTGGGCAGGTTTCCAGGAATGAAGCATagtcagaggctttctctgcgGTCCCCACACCCATGTTGAGCCTGGGAGCCCTGGTGCCACTGGGTAGCTTGCAGGACCTGGCTACAGTTTATAATGAGCCTGCCCACTTGGTTCTAAGAAGAAAGCTGGACTGAAGAGATAAGAGCTGCAGGCCTCTGGCCCTGTGTGGAGGGGGCTATTAAGGTCTGAGGGAGCTCTCTAGGCTCCCTGGAGAGAGACTCAGCAGTTGGAAGAGACAAAGGCTGGGGAAGAGGGGAATAACCTTTGTTCTGTGGATGTCTTGGGGAAGGAAACATTCACCTCCCTCTACCCTCTCTGGACCAAAACCAAGGGGAACTCCGTACATCCCAGATCACTGACCCATCTCATCCTACTGagacttagaaaaaaattaaactatcaaTCACCTTCCCGCAACACTCCACcaccaagaagaaaagggagCTGGGTAGAGGGACAGTGCTGTTCTACCTTCTCTACCTTCTAGATTCTCACACATTGTAGAGAATCTACATTCTCACACACGTTCTCACACATCCTAATCTTTCCACATTTTAGAGATAATCTAAATCTAGAGATAACTCAAGAAATAATCTGTTAGGAGATAAAGTGTTCTGAGATTACATACATCTCTGGTTTTCTAGGTGAGTCTTCATTCTGTCACTCTTGTTGCATGAACTTAGAGGGTGAAGTGAATTTGAATGGGAAAGATAAAGGCTCTAaggatgttttccttttttttaacctcagaaaTCAGGTTATCATCTTGGTGACAACACTCACTAGTTTTGTGACTTGGAATAATTTAACTTCTCTGGACTTTGGTTATTTCATACCTAAAGGGGGAATTATAGCAGGCTCTGATGATTTATAaggttatgaaaattaaatgagaaattgtTAAATACTTTAAAAGCAATCCAGTACAGTACACATAGAAAATTGTTTTTGGAGTCCAGCGTTTTGTTTGGTAGAAATTGAGCAATGGCCTGAAAGGGGAACCCCAGTGATCGAGCTGTTTCTCTTCTTATTACAGCTATCTCTGAAGGGCACAAATCAGAAAGCACCATGCCTCCTAATAAAGAGGCCAGCAGTCTTAATAGCTCCCCTGCGGGCCTCATCTGCCTCCCTCCAATCTCTGAGGAGCTACAGCTTGTGTGGACCCAAGCAGCCCAGACCAGTGAGCTGGACAGCAATGAACACTTGCTCCAAACCTTCAGCTACTTCCCCTATCCCAGTTTAGcagacattgcccttctttgcctACGCTATGGGCTGCAGATGGAGAAAGTCAAGACTTGGTTCATGGCCCAGCGCCTTCGCTGTGGCATTAGCTGGTCATCTGAAGAAATTGAAGAGACTCGAGCCCGAGTAGTCTACCATCGGGACCAACTCCATTTCAAATCCCTTCTCTCTTTTACTCATCATGCAGGGCGGCCGCCAGAGGAAATGCCTCCTTCTCCTGTGCCACCTCCGGAACAAGTTGGTCTTGGAATAGTGCCcctgactcttagcgagcccaccCAGATGAAAGGATTGAAGGTAGAGCCTGAGGAgtcactgagtcaccagaaagCAAAGGAGCCCTTGATGGTACCTGGCAGTGGGGCATTTCCCCACCAATCACAATTTTGGCAGGATCATCAATGCAGTGGCCTCTCCaaggagcaggcaggcaggtgtcccgaCCAGTCACACAGCCTAGCTACTGCTTCCTGGAACCACGCCACAGCTGTCCACCAGCCCCGTGCTCGGGATAAGCCTCAATCCATCTCATTACTTGCCAGTAGTTGTAAGAAGGAGTCAGCATCTAATGTGACTCCTCCTTCCTCTACCTCTTCCTCTTTCCAGGGACTGGCTAATGGAGCTCCTGCCACCTCTAAGCCCCTTCAGCCACTGGGCTGTGCCCCACAACCATTGTCACCCAATGAACAGGCACTACCCCCACAGCTGGAGCCAGCCTGGCCCCAGGGGCTAAGGCATAACTCAGCATCAGGTAGGGTTGGCCCTGCAGAGTATCTTTCCCCAGACATGCAACGCCAGCGAAAGACCAAGCGCAAAACCAAAGAGCAGTTGGCTATCCTCAAATCGTTTTTTCTACAGTGCCAATGGGCACGGCGAGAGGATTACCATAAATTAGAGCAGATCACTGGTTTACCTCGACCTGAGATTATTCAGTGGTTTGGTGACACACGCTATGCCTTGAAGCATGGGCAACTAAAGTGGTTTCGGGACAATGCAGTACCTGGTGCCCCTAGTTTCCAGGATCCAGCAGTTCCCACACCACCACCTTCAACCCGCTCCTTGAATGAATGGGCTGAGACACCGCCTCTGCcaaatcccccacccccaccggaTATACGACCCTTGGAGAGGTACTGGGCAACCCACCAACAGCTCCGGGAAAGTGATATCCCTCAACTGAGTCAGGCATCAAGGCTTAGCACCCAGCAGGTACTGGATTGGTTTGACTCTCGATTACCTGAGCCAGCTGAAGTGGTGGTCTGTCTagatgaagaggaggaagaggaggaggaggaactgccagaagatggtgaagaggaggaggaggaggacgacgACGATGATGACGATGATGTGATCATCCAGGACTgagtgggaggctgggggaggggaggtctgTTACTAAAAGACAAACCAACTGAGTAACTGTTTAAACAAagaaaccacatttttttttttaacttaccttgtggcaaaaaactgaaaaactttgTGTTCTTGAGGATGGGGGACAGGGATGTAGTAAGGGTAGACCAGGGAGGGTGACCATGGAGTACAGAACGAGGTGGGGATCGGATGGGCAGAAATCTAGGCCTCCAGTCTCAGTGAGGGGCTTGCTATGGGTCTGGGAAAAGGCTCTTGCTCTTTTCATATCCCTGTTCTTTCCCCTTACTGTTCTACAGAGAGGCTAGGCTTTGGCCCACAGCCATGGAGTTCTGTAAAGGAGGAGTAAAGTTTCTAATACGACTCCAGTCCCAGCATTTTCCCGGCATATAAGGCTGCCTTGCATCCCATTTCTCTCTGAGCACAAGTTCATGCATAATGCAGCTAAGAATGTCAGTTACGTCCCAGTCAATCACAAATACTTCCTCTCCTCATACCAGCTTGACTTTCTATGTTTTCCTGCTGCTTTTTGAATCTCACAGGGAgcagaatgttttcatttctgatactgGGACCACTATGCCTTGTACCTTTCCAAAAATCCCCATTCTGTTCACTGTTTGTCTCAGGGTAAATCTTCCCCCCGGAGCTTGTGAAAAAGTTTAATAATTGGGTGGAGAATAATTTAGACTGGATATTTATTGGAGGTGGGAATTAGGGGAgatgtccttttaaaaaagtagaattaTAGATTACAGAGGGGTAGAGGAGAGGGAATGGTGTCTGCTGTTCGGGAGGACGGTGCAGATAGATTCCAGGTTTGGTTTTACAAACCTGACACTCCCTCCTGCCTAGTTTGacagaaactgattttttaatctttttggtgTTGGTTTAATTTGTGTCCAGAAAAGAGACTTTACCCCCTGTTTATAATATCTGTCTTGGGGACAGAAGTCCTTGTTTTAGAGTGGTTTTGATCAGTTGGGGTCAGATATAAAGATATCAGTGGATTAACCATCTAGAAATAAAAGAGTGGAAGCCCCAAATTGCTAGACTAATAATAaaaaggccaaaaataaaattgtttctctctccactttgccatttctctcctttaaagATTAATGGAACCAAATTCATCCACTTTCTGATTTagtatactttttattttcaaagcagcAGGATATACTGAGGTAAAGTAAATGAACAAAACTTGAAATAGATCAGTACCTATTACTAGGTAGATTGCTTTCTGCACCTGCAACAGCGTAGGCTCTATCTCAGAAGAGGGGGAGTCTAgaaatgcctttaaaaataagCTCAGTTTCAGAAAGGGTAATGGGATCCTATTCAGCTACAAGGTCATTCCTAAGACCTAGTTTATCTCTAGCGGATGCTATCTTCAATTTTCCAATATTTTCACTTAAGGTATACCTGCTATGGCCCACCCATTTAATCCCTCATTTCTACCCCTTACTACCCAAAGAAGAATAAATGTTTGATCTCAGTGGTAGTGTTCTTTGCTTATCCCACCATTTGAGAGTTTATGACGTCAACAGAGTTACAGTAGCAATAAAAGGGCATCCTCTTTGTTTCATTATCTGTATACTTTAGTAGGGCTTCAAGCCTGTGTCTCCAACTGTTaccaaacagaaagaaaggaaaatcaacaTATTTAACAGTATCTAGGTACAGAGGAAACAATagggaaatagaaaaattataatagGCCAAGGAACAGAGTTATTGCTTGTTAACACTGACAATGGGAGAATATATACAAAGCTAAAAagtaaaatccagaaataaaacaTGGTTAATAAGTATATCACCCCACACCACCCCAATGATGCCAAGAATTGTTTTTATAACCTTTGTTTCAAGTTTCAGGAAATAAGGGAGCTATCTGTATCCTGTGGGAGAGATAGTAAACATCTTCCTGAAGGTCTGACCTGATCACTTTCATAGGAAGTAATACAGCAGGTATAGGGTAaagactgagagagagaaagtataCAATGAAACGGGGGTGTAGGCAGGGGTACATCTTCCAAGGGCATCACACCTAAGTGAGTATGAGATGCCTCTGTCCATACTTCAGCAGTATGCATAGGTGAGACCTTGAAGGTGGTCTATCTGGGAGTGTTCCATGCTTCTCTCCCTCTGGCTAATCCCATCTGCCTCTGTTGGTAGAGATTCTGCAGCACAGGACAGGAAGGCAGTTAAGGGCGTTTATAATAAAAAAGGGCAAGTAAGGCCCTTTTAACTCATTATATGATGTTTAGCATGACAGTAAACCATTGCTGTTGCTTCCCCATAGTTTTTTCCATGGCAAGAAAACTTATAAGATTTGATACATCCAGTGTGACAAAGGCTATGTCGCCACTTATGAAACTGGAATGTTTCAGTTGGTTTACGGTGATAAGGCAGAGTATTTCTAAAATCAAACTGGGGAAAGCTGGAACATGACTACCATACCCAGAGACCATTACCAGGGAGGCAGAATTATGTCTCTGGGTGAGTGGTACTTTCTTCAATAATTCTTAATACAAAAACAGTAATATAATGAATTCACATGTACCCATCACCCAACTTCAACAGTTAACTCATGGcaaattttctttgatttctgctcCCTCACACTGCCCTGCTCCACTAGATGAAGCTAAAGCAAAACTAGGATAATCATTCAACTTTctatccataaatattttagtatgCATCTTCAAAAGATAGACATTTTTTTaagacagacttttaaaaaacaaccacAACAGCATCATGCCTACCAAAAAAACCCATTAAAAGCTCTTTAATCAAATGTCCACTAAATATTCAGTTTTCCTCAACTGTCTCATAAAATGGTTTTATACAGTGTACTCCAATCGAGATCCAACTGAAGAACATTTACTTGCAGATGGTTTATATGTCTCAAGTCTTTCTTTCACCTGTAGATTAATCCCTCCATTTACAAGGATCttagagaggcttccctggtgggtcagcagtaaagaatctgcctgcaaggcaggagccacaggagacatgggttcaatccctgggtcaggaagataccctggaggagggcatggcaacccactccagtattcctgctttgggaatctgatggacagaggaacctggcaggctctcAGTCTGTAGGGTCGTAAAGAAtccaacacaactgaagctacttagcatgcacacacacagagggatgTTATTTCCCCCAGTGTTGCCTTTTAAGGCTTAGACCCTAATTTCTTGCTGATGAAAATAAAGGGCATTTTGAAGTCTGAGAGCAAAATATTTACCTACCTTTAGTAGGTCACCAGGAGCTTGGTCTAAATATTCTCAAAAACCCAAGACTTAAAAGTAAACTTAGAGCTCCTTACAAACCGTTCTTCTTGTTCCCAtgcccttttccttttgttttctggatCAGAATCATAGTTTCACAAATTTACAAAACATTATTCTAGTTCTCTCTGGAGAAATGAAAATGGCTTTCCCTAGTTCATTCAGTATCTCTATCCAAAAGATATATTCCACTGAAAATCTTTATCTGTGAAACTTTGGTGAATGTTATTTGTGTTAGCATACTTATTAGGTTCACCATGGCCAAGACCTCTCAGTTTAAAGCCttgcagtaaggaatccacctgacaatgctggagacaaaggttcgatccctgggtcaggaagatcccctggagaaggaaatggcaacccactccagtgctcttacctgggaaatcccaaggacagaggagcctggcagtctacagttcatggggtcgcaaagagccaaacatgacctagcgactaaacaacaactgtgtGACCTAATTTTTAAACCCCAAACCAGGAGGCTACTCTGACAGTAGAATAGAATCTTTGAAACTTAAGACCACTCTGAAAAATTACCACACTTGAAATCTACCTCCCTCTTCACTGGTTACATTTTATGACCTTAACAAGACACCAGAATGAGGCGTTTAGTGTGCAGGCCTAACTGAGGTTTTCATGTGCGGACAAGTTAGACTGGCTCACCTGTAGGACTGGTAGCTGGAAACTAGGAAGGCTCTCCAGTGTGGTTCTGTTCTGCCTCTGACCTTAAGGATGGAATGGGATGATGAAAGATAACTTCCTGGGGTATTTCCTCAGTATTGTTATTGATGGATCAGGTTAAATAAGTGGTTCTTAATCTGTAGTACACTACTCAGGAGAGAAAAGGCTGTTAGCTAAGTAACTCAAGAGGTGAGTTATAATGCCCATTATTTTCCTTTGAGGATGGGGTATTGACATGGAGGTCTGAGATTTGAATTTAACTATGAATAGAAAGACGTAAAGACAATATCAAGATTTTGGTGAGCTATGGAAGGTGACAGACCCTTATCGCAAGGACTGGTAGCAAAAGTATCTTGGAAAACATGAGAAAAAAGATGCTGGTTTATCATTTTCACTGAGCACTAGCTCCCAGCAGTGTTCCAACATAGGgatctcaaaagcaacagaaaaaaaaaaaaagccagtttaaTATTACAGGCAAATCTTCTGGTTAAATATTATAGCAGACTGGTATAAGGGATAAGATGAGTGAAAATTAGGCACAATCCAAAGCCTGCCTTCACAATCCAAAGTGAAGGAAATggtcttaaagaaaattaaggagTACAACTTGAGACAATGCTTTTCCAGGGTCTAGAATAGCATGTAAAAAAATCTCAACTTCTTTTCACCTTGAAATCGTCATTTTAGTATATATGTCAATAGTTGAAGCATCACTTCTTTAGGAATGTTAAATTAACTTACCTGAATTATTAGGGGTGAAGACTCTTGTGTGACCTGAATCCCCACTATTTAGAGACGGTCTGAAAGCAAAGACCCCCTGTCCAGAGGAGGCAGATGAAGCTCTAAAGAGGGGAAACAAGAGCatcaacagaaaaaaggaaaagttaaagtAAAAGGCATGTGTAAAGGAAGAGCCTACACATTTAAGCCATAGAGGAAATAAATCCCCTGCTTGCAACTgagaatacaaataaataatttagatgTGTATTAGACACAGTACTATTCAATCTTCTCTTTTGTTTACAAGGTAGATTATAAATTTCAGTATTACAGGTCAGTGGAGATAATAACTCCAGAGCTGCCGGCAGAATGTCAGTGGGAACAGATCTCAAGTGAAAGGAAACACACTGTTACTTACCTATAAGATAGGCTGTGAGTAGAAGCTGGTGAAGGCGTTACTGGAAAGCATAAAAACGAGTCTGTGAGATAATCCATGAACTGAGAAGAGATACAGATATTCTGGGGCCCAGGGCAAAGGAACTAGGGATCAAAGATTTTCAGCATGTATGTTTGGCTTTGAGGCTAAAGGCAAGTGAAAAAGCCCACAGATCACCTAGCAGCAGATCACTATGAAActgtcttttccctttcatgAGTTTGTAGGCCAGGATCATGAGCACACTGCCCTGATGTGCTCCAATGTATCTGTGCTTTGATTTCCCCTCTAAGTTGAAGATTACCAGAAAGAATGTCTAAACACAATGTGTCGTTAAATTGGTGACATCAGTAAAAATGGCAGAGTAAGGACGTCCACAGGGTCTCTccataaaaggaatgagaaaTCTGGCAAAAATTGTCAGAGTGGACTTTTTTCAGAATTCTGGAAATTAACAAGTGGTTTTTAACAATCTGGGTAAAgtttattccagaaaaataactgaATGTGAGTAAGAACAGTGAGCTTTGTGACATTTTAACTTGCCCTAGTCCCACTTTTCCCTGTCCAGCTCAGTGGAAGCATTGAAAACCAACAGTCTGGCCACCATCATAGGAGATGGAATGGGGTCAGAACTCTTTCAAAGCCTCATCCCAGAAAACTGTCATTACTTCACCTGTCTAGCAGTTCACTGGAAGACTTCACTTGCAAGGCTGCCTTTATTTGACCTGACTTGGTGCCAaactggcgtgctgtagtccatgaggtcgtaaagagtttatgacttagcaaccgaaccgCAACAAAGTGCCAAACTCACCAGGACTTGGAGCTTAGAGTTCATCGAGCGGGAAAAGCCTTTTCCCCACGAGTGTTTGTTGCAAACAATTAGAGGCATTTGTTTAGGCTGCCTGAGTTGACTATCAATTAGAACAAATAAAAGGCTAATCAAAAAGCATCAAAAGAAAAGCTATGGGAATGAGTTATCTTCAGGGACTTTGAAAAGGAACAACAGGTTCTTGGGAATCAAGGCCATGTGCACAGGGCTATACGCATGCTCAGGAAAGACCTAAAAAGACCCTAAGCTGTCATCTTGGGCTTACGTAGAGGTCACACAAGCAGAAAGGGAAGGCTGTGGCACAGGAGTCAACTGCCTGAGTGTTGAAAGTGCACTTCAATATACAGTCCTTTAGCACACACTGAGAGATTCATTGGTATCAGGTGTTTAAAGAAATCTCTGTCCAATCATTAGCTGACCACTAAGTTAACTGAAAAGAGACTTCAGTGGCCACATATgacaaagaaaacagattttatagAATTAGTTTTAGAAAGTCACTAAACAAACAatgacaaacaacaacaacaaactttggGAGGGGAGGAAGTATCTGATTCTTAGGGTTGCCATGTTATATTACTtagctgtctgctgctgctgctaggttgcttcagtcgtgtccgactctgtgcgactccatagacagcagcccactaggctcccgcgtccctgggattctccaggcaagaacactggagtgggttgccatttccttctccaatgcattaaagtgaaaagtttaagtgaagtcgctcagtcatgtccgactcttagcgaccccatggactgcagcccaccaggctcctccatccatgggattctccaggcaagagtactggagtggggtgccattgccttctatttaGCTGTCTAGGTTTCAACAATTATAAGGCATGAGAGAAACAAGAAAGTAGAACCTAtataaagtaaaggaaaaaagctGTAGAAACTGTCTTTGAGGAAGCCTAGATACATtaggtggagaaggcaacagcaacctactccagtactcttgcctaggaaatcccatggacagaggagcctggtaggctgcagtccatggggttgctaagagtcagacacaactgagcggcttcattttcactttcatggactgaagaaggaaatggcaacccactccagtgtgccatctatggggtcgcacagagtcggacacgactgaagcaacttagcagcagcagatacattaggagggcatggcaatccactccagtattcttgcctggagaatcccatggacagaggagcttggtgggctacagtccatagggctgcaaagagttggacacaactgaagtgacttagcacacacatgcatgcacacacagatacattaGACTTTTAAGAGAAAGCCTTTAAACCaactattttaaacatattcaAATAACTAAAGAAAACCATGTCTAGAGCACTAAATGAAAGTATGACAATGGTCTCACCAAATAGAGAATACTAAGTAAATATAAATTCTGGAATTAATAAGTTAACTAAAATGTAAACTGCACTACAGATATGAGCAGGCATAAGAAAGAATCAGCAAATTTGAAGATAAATCAATTGAGATTATCCAGtttgaggaagagaaataaaaaggaatgacaaataatgaacagagcctcagagaaCTTGATGAAATACCATCAAGCATACCAGCACAAACAAATGGGAGttccaaaaggaaaacagagaggaCAAGGGGCAGAGAGAATTATCTGAAGATATAAGGGCTGACAACTTcccaaaatgatgaaaatattaatcTATGCATCCAAGAAGCTCAATAAATCCCAAAGATGATAAATCAAAGAGATCCATACCTGGATGCATCATAAACTGTTGAaagctaaagacaaaaaaaaaaaaagaagaaagaggaaccTTGAAAGCAGCAAAAGAGAAGCCATTTATCACATGCAAGGGATTCTCAATAAAACTGGCACTGATTTCTCTTCAGAAACCACGGAGGCCAGAACACAGGaggataacatattcaaaatgcTAAATGAAACAATGTCAACCAAAAGTTTTAAATCCAGCAaaactatctttcaaaaatgaaggagaaattaagataCTCCTTGATAATGGATAAAACAACTAGACAAGTTCAGCAAGAAAATAGAAGATTTAAACAACATtgtaaggactttcctggtggtccagtggttaaaaatctgctctccaatgcaggggaaacaagtttgatccctgatcagagaactaagatcccacatgctgtggggcagctaagcccatgtgttaAAACTGCAGAGCCTACACTCTGGAGCCCaagccacaaccagagagaaaccacaatgaaagatcctgcatgccacaacacaGCTAAGATCTgttgcagccaaacaaataaatattttttaaaacacaacaaCACTATATA is a window encoding:
- the HOMEZ gene encoding homeobox and leucine zipper protein Homez isoform X1; this translates as MVRGWEPPPGLDCAISEGHKSESTMPPNKEASSLNSSPAGLICLPPISEELQLVWTQAAQTSELDSNEHLLQTFSYFPYPSLADIALLCLRYGLQMEKVKTWFMAQRLRCGISWSSEEIEETRARVVYHRDQLHFKSLLSFTHHAGRPPEEMPPSPVPPPEQVGLGIVPLTLSEPTQMKGLKVEPEESLSHQKAKEPLMVPGSGAFPHQSQFWQDHQCSGLSKEQAGRCPDQSHSLATASWNHATAVHQPRARDKPQSISLLASSCKKESASNVTPPSSTSSSFQGLANGAPATSKPLQPLGCAPQPLSPNEQALPPQLEPAWPQGLRHNSASGRVGPAEYLSPDMQRQRKTKRKTKEQLAILKSFFLQCQWARREDYHKLEQITGLPRPEIIQWFGDTRYALKHGQLKWFRDNAVPGAPSFQDPAVPTPPPSTRSLNEWAETPPLPNPPPPPDIRPLERYWATHQQLRESDIPQLSQASRLSTQQVLDWFDSRLPEPAEVVVCLDEEEEEEEEELPEDGEEEEEEDDDDDDDDVIIQD
- the HOMEZ gene encoding homeobox and leucine zipper protein Homez isoform X2, with product MPPNKEASSLNSSPAGLICLPPISEELQLVWTQAAQTSELDSNEHLLQTFSYFPYPSLADIALLCLRYGLQMEKVKTWFMAQRLRCGISWSSEEIEETRARVVYHRDQLHFKSLLSFTHHAGRPPEEMPPSPVPPPEQVGLGIVPLTLSEPTQMKGLKVEPEESLSHQKAKEPLMVPGSGAFPHQSQFWQDHQCSGLSKEQAGRCPDQSHSLATASWNHATAVHQPRARDKPQSISLLASSCKKESASNVTPPSSTSSSFQGLANGAPATSKPLQPLGCAPQPLSPNEQALPPQLEPAWPQGLRHNSASGRVGPAEYLSPDMQRQRKTKRKTKEQLAILKSFFLQCQWARREDYHKLEQITGLPRPEIIQWFGDTRYALKHGQLKWFRDNAVPGAPSFQDPAVPTPPPSTRSLNEWAETPPLPNPPPPPDIRPLERYWATHQQLRESDIPQLSQASRLSTQQVLDWFDSRLPEPAEVVVCLDEEEEEEEEELPEDGEEEEEEDDDDDDDDVIIQD